In Corvus cornix cornix isolate S_Up_H32 chromosome 9, ASM73873v5, whole genome shotgun sequence, the genomic stretch AAACCAACCTCCTTAAAAGGTCTTTGCAGCCAGAgcctcccctcctttccctccctcttgcATAGTAAGCAAAGGAGACATTCTGCTTTCAGAATTTGGTGATTACAGTGCAGATATCCCCATTTCTACCTGAATCTCTGGCAAGTGTGCTGAGAAGCCTGCATCCCCTCAGGAAACTGTCAGGGCTTTGCTTACTATCCTGTCCTGCAAAACAGCCTCTGCCCTGGTGGATGGAGGGCTCTGCTCAACCACGGTCTGCAGCAGGGGCTCTCCTTAAGGGGCTTCCTCCTTTTGGAATTGCCTTGAATAGCAGAAGACACAAAGGCAGGGCTTGGTGTAGGAACTGTAAGGATGTTTTTGTGGCAGCACCGTTGAGCCTAGCACATACAGGTGGAtggcagcccaggctgggctcaGGAGGTGTGAGTGGAGGTGTGAGTGGAGGTCTGTGCATGGTACATTCCAGCCCAGGGCATGTGGTCTGAGGCTATGTAGTGGTTTTAACTGCTTAGGTGTTTGTGGTAAGTGCATCACAGGGTGGGATGCGCGGCTCTGCCATAGAGAATCCCAGTCTCAGTTAGAGCTCACACCCTCTGCCCCTGGCTTGGACAACAGGGAGCCATCCCTCCTGAACAGACAGAAGAGCAGGTCCTCTGACACCCAACCTCCCACCTTTTCCATTTAACTCATTAAGAAACTGACTTCCATGCTAGTGACACAACTTTATTTATGTTGATTTCTTTGGAACAGCTTTGCTGCCACTTTCTTTAGACAGTGCTTTACATTTTAAACTTGAATGAAGTCCTAATACAGAGTCCTTATTCTCACTGCCCTGCACCAACtcttctatttaattttaatgccATTTGACGTAAACATTTTTGATATAAGTTTTTCCCCAGTACAAGCAATTGCAATTTATTCTGACCTTGTATTGTAATGACCATTTTGTAACTGTTACATTGCTGTAAAGTTCTCTAAAGCAAGCTACATATGCCTTTGCTATGGGATTGTGCATTATTAGCAACTAAAAGTCAGTATGTTTGTGACTTATAGAAACaccatcctttctttttctgcatggtttcactctgatttttttaaaatttttgataTTTGAAATAGCCTGTTTCTTTGTGACAACTGCACAAACACTGATCCGAGATGGGGATGAGGGACAAAACCCAATCCTTTACCATTGCCAGGAATTTTTGGCAGGGGAAATCAAACATTTTACACAAATTTGCATAAGGCAGAGAATTGTCAGCAACAATCTCGATCATTAGATTAGGATCTGGAATGCTGTGGTTGTCTGAATCAGAGCTGAATCATGCATCTGAATGTTTCCCATTAGTAGTATGTCCCTTCAACCCTGCTAGTGAGTCCCAGTTGAACACAGCAAATATAAATTGTGTGCTGTATGTGTTTTGCATCAATGTGTTACATGTGGGagctgaatttcagcttcttcaCTGGCTTCAGATTCGGACTTTGCTAGCTTGGAAGATGCTTCCTTAAATTCCTTGTTGACAAAGTAGTAACAAATGGCATCCAGGCAGCAGTTGGTGTTTGCGAGGATGGAGGCGAAGTGAACAAAGTTGCTAATGCTCTGTATTGCCGAGCAGTCGGAGCTGATGGAGTCCATTATGAAGCGGAGGAGATGCCCGAGGTAAAGAGGCAAAAAGCACACAATGAACACAGCCATGTTTGCAGACATGACGTAGACAGCCTTCCTGGTTAGCTTTTCATTGTGACAGTTTTCATTCCTCTTTCTCATGAGTTCTGCAATGGTTCGTACGGAGCAGTAACTTAAGATGACCAGCGGTATGAAAAACCCCGTAATAATGGTACACAGCGTGATCACCGAGGGCGTCACAGAAGATTTCTCAAAGCAAAAGTCATCTTGGCTTCGGTCCTCTAAGCTTTTAATGAGGGAAGTCTCACAGATGATGATTATCCAAAGAAATCCAGAGGCAAAAGCTGCCTTCAGAGGTGACCTCAGTGCCTTGGATCTCAAAGGATACTTGATTGCAAGATACCTATCAGCAGCTATGAAGGTGATGATACCGATGCTCATAAAGCGGTTCATGAAATAGCCACCTTCCAGAACCAGGCACCATGCATCTACCTTCAGGTGCTGGAACTGGGACAAAGTTTTAAATGGCAAAGTGAAGAGCAGCAAGCAGTCAGCCACAGCCAAGTTGACCATGTATACTGTGGTTTCTGTCCATTTGCTGAGTTTGCAACAGAACACCCACAGCACCAACACATTCAGCACAAtgcccaaaaccaaaactgggATGTAAACACACAGCTGGACAAGCGAAAATACTTCGTAGGCTGTGATATTGCAGCTGCTGTGGTTCATTTTGGGCGTATCAAAAGGTACAGTTcctgcaaaagcaaataaagccTTTTTCAAGGGAGGTTCTGGACTGAATCAGTGATTAATACTAATTGAGAGAGTTCAGGGCTTTACCAGCCATGAAAACCTGACAATTGAGATGGCTGTGCATGGCTGGGTGTAGGGTACCTGGTGGGAAGAAGAGGAACAGGGACACAAGCTTGATCAGTtgtgaaggagagaaaaacGTGGATTCTCCCTGGGTCCCGTGCGGGGAAGACTACTCCTGGAGGATGGCAGGGAAAAGAGTTTGGGCCCCTATTTTGGCTCAGAATTGgatcaggcagcagcagataTCCTGCAGCAAGGAGTTATGTGAGCCATTGCAAACATTTAATAATGGAAAGGGGATGCCTAAACCCAGCTCTCATCCCTTCCCTTATAGCAGGGCTCAGTGCAAGCCAGCCGGAGTCCTCACAGCTTAAAATGTTCCAGGAGATGTGTAGCAGAAGGACAGCTGTCCTCTCCTTCAGTCCTGAGATGTCTCTGCATCACTTCTCATTAGTGATACGAGCAATTATTTGTATACCTCTTATTAGTATATCTCTCACTAGTTTCATCTGCCATCGAATCCTGTACTCAGAGGTCTGCAGTGAGAATCGGAGAACCCTCACTGCCTTTCAAGGATTGTCAAAGCCGGTCTTTATCCCAGAAGTATTACATCAAACTGCCACAATTCCAAGACAAAAGAAACTCACTGATGCCATGGCAGGAATGTGATCAGCAGCCATGTGAAAGAAATAAGCTGTGTTTGGTCTAGTGGGTGGTTTCCTCACCTTGGATCTAAGGGCAATATTGCTGTTTGCCCTCCAGCTTTGGAGGAGTTAGTGCAGAAGCACTTTCCAGGTGCAACAGTTCATGGACAGAAAAGACCCAGGATGACATGTCTTTGGGTTTCCCCTGCAAGGGAAGTGTGGCTACATGGGTGAAGGTTCCTGGGTCTCAAAAGCATCCCCAGCGAGCAAACCATtaaggcagtgctgcagcatttATGTGCATCTGTGGCTCGTGGTTAGCCTTGAAAATCATGCAGCAGAAGAATCATGCCAGGAGACCTCTGAAGAGGTGAGGGAATGTGGTACAGCAGATAGCTGCAGAAGCTCTGTCCTCTGGACATGAGAAATGCATTACGAGCCCATAAGATACAAGGGAACATCATAACAGGGAGACCTAGCAAAGGCTGAGACAGCCCTTAAGCATCCAAAAACATGTCAGATGTGGTCAGTATCAAAATGatactttgaaaatacattGGCTCCAGCCCTCTCTTTCTCCATCACTGTTCTGGTGTCCCACCATGGCTGGGGAAAGGTGATGCCTTGCAGAATTCAAGTAACCTTGTCAGTAAATAGCCAACAGAATTACCTGTTCTCTTGCTGTCCTTGGAGAGAGCGAGTTCCTCCAGCCCAGGCGTGGAGCGCTGTGCAGGCACGATGAGCAGTGCTCCTTGCACATGACCAGGAAGGTGTCCTGTGATAACCAATTTCTGGTGGCTGTGAGAGCAGCAACAGTGCCTGAGGAAGCACCCGTACCCCTCCTGAACATTTCCCCAGGGTAGAGCTTCCTCTGTCAGCACTGGTGTGGCTTGTACCACCTCCTGTTGACTGAGGAGCCTGCGAAAGTCCTGCAGTGAGGTGAAAGGCTTGTCTGCTGTGCATCCCTGCAACAGTTCCTCCAGTGATGGAATGACTTCaggtttttcctttgctttactTTCCATTGCCTGATGTCTCAGTGGGCAATGCCTGTTGACCCTCCTTGCCCAACAGACTGTGCTTGGAGGGGACCCATCGCCCTGGAAAGGTCCTGAGGTCTTCTCTCTGCCTTCCAGAGTGCCAGCCCTGTTGGGATTGGAACAGGAGTGGCTTCTGTTGCCACACTGGCTGAGCCCTGGGACAGAACAGCCCTAATAGGCCCCCAGTCCTGCAGCTGTTGGAGAGGTGAGGGCAGTGGTTTGCAGGCAGTTTTGTGATTGTTAACAAGTGTTTCACTCTGAATCACGGTAGTTCTTTTGTCTTCCATAGTTCTTCTCAGCCAACAATTCTGAGAAAACGTGGCACCATGACCCTGTGACCTGCTGGCTTTGTGACTGTTCTGTGTCTGCAGGCACCTgctgcccaggggctgctcttGGGCTCCCCGTGGCAGCATACTTACCAGAAAAGCTGACAAGTTGATCAATGAGCTTAAAGGTCCTGATATTAGTGCCTTGAATTGCTGTCTTAGGCAAATGTATTTCCCCTTTCCACTTTTCGGGTCATCTTAGACAAGCTTCTGGAGTATTTCTGCACTGTCTGTCTGCACATCACAAGCCAGCCCTTGAGAATAATTCCGTGCCAATGTACAGCCAGTGTAGAGCTTACCTTGCAAACCCCCTTTCTTTGGGGTGGCTTCTTGGTGAATGCTTACAAGTAGTTACTGACATATTAATGTGCCCAGCTCATTGATCCCCAACCAACAACATTCTTATGTCATGGTCCTTGTTGGTACTTTAGTTTTCAAAGTCATCCAGCTTCTGGGTTGTGATAGCTTCATCACTGTATAGAAAACTTTGCATCATCCTCAAGTGTTGTTCACACACTCCTCTTGTCTATGCCCAGGCAATCACTAGTGGTATAAACCATGAGCAGTCAAAATCAAGCTTGGAGGGGCTCAGCTCATAACACCTCTCCAGTGTGATGGTTCCCATCCAGAGCTTGGTGCTGTGGTTGCCAGATGAGGGTCTCATCAGCCCAGTGAGGTCTCAAGAGAGGGACAAGCCATGTCACCAGGCACAAAGcagctggctgtgagcagcaggtTCATCAGGATGTGTCAAAGCAAACTCAACACCAGCTACCAGTAGGCAAAGCTAGGATGAAGTGCTGTCCGTGGAGAACTTACATGTCTCCTGCTGAGGCTTTTGGGTCTCTGCCTGATTCCTGGCCACCGCTGCATCACGGTCCCCATCATTCTCTCCAGCTCGTCTTCCCATCAGCCACCCTCATCTGCAGCTGCTCACGGTCCCCTCCTTCCATGCAGTCACAGGTTTCatcacccctgccatggaccaATGATGCTCACTTGGTATTTCCCCTGTCTCTGCAGTTTTCAGCCTGTCTCAATGCCTGTGAGTGCTGTCACCGTGTGGCGCAGTGGAGATGACACTTGTGCTGCGTTCTCActtccctgctggcagctcttGGGCAGGGTATTCCGGGGCCCaagagcactgcagagcactggTGCCTGTACAGGCTGCAGCGCTGCCTGCAACAAGCTCCAAAGGACCTTGCGCTGACACCAGAATCCACCCCATTGTGCCtggaaaagtgcttttcttAATGAAAGTAGCCAGTGgggcaaaatatttctgtaaggTAAAGAACCACTGGTACAGCCTGCTGACAGACAGATTGATGGGCTCctgcctcctttccctgccaggGAAAATCTCCATGCTCCCTGCATCCCAGAGACTGTGTCCTGTatacctgcagctgctggtatATCACAGTGGGGCAGAGCCTCTGGCAAGATGGGAGGGGTACTGGGACCACCTCCACACATGGGAGAGGGACACAGGACTCTGGGccaccctgcagcacctgggctctgcagtgccTCTGCCCCGTGTGTGGTTTGTTTCCCGGTTTTCTCACGGCAAGATGGGATGGCGCAACATCTTGACCAAAAGAGAACTGCGGGGCTCAGAGCAAAACGTCAGTGTTATTTTTAGCATGGATAGCCTGTGAAATGGCAGTGTGAGGCTAAGCACACCAATCTCAcacagtgcccagccctgcctgttgGGGCcgtttcccctttccccttcctcagcACCGCACGGAACTGCCTGTGGCAGAAAACGCTGTCAgggctctctgtgctgcagccctccccacactcctgcagcagcagggaccagCTGTGtatctgtgcacacacactggGCAGGGCATGGAAAAGCCCGTGCTTCCCAGCTGCCTGACGCTGCTTCAGTGCTTGTGGCGTTCCCTGGAGGCTGCCGGGCAGTGCTACCACTGGAACAGCTGTGCTGCGCCAAGGAAACAAAGCCAGAGATACCTCCAACACCTGAAAGCAGCACCCAGCCCACAGCTCCCCAGTATGTGTCCTTCAGTCCCCTGGAGCTCAAACCTCTGGTAAGACCTCAGGTTTCAGGCCTGCCCAAATGCCACCAAAGAGCAAAATACTGTCTTATGCCAGCCCCTGCCTTCCATGCATAGGAGGGCCAAAAATGCTATATCCGATGGCTACTCGCTCACATAAAAGCAAGATTCTGAATTACTTTGTAgccttttccttgtgtttttgtttggtttttttttctctcaagccTGAAGTGGAAACCAttattagcatttttttcttttaagggaCAGGAAAGTTGTATCTTGCAGAAATGTTGGTAAAATGCAGTGATTCAGCCTTGCTGCTTGGGGCAGCTGATGGACTTTGGCAGCTGTGGCTGGTCCCCACTATCATTTCCCAGACTCTTGCGCTAGGAAATGGAGAAGATTTGGGGATAAGCATGTCGCCATCCTCCTGGACTGCTACTGGATGGTGGCCATTAGTTTGTTGTGGCCCAGCATCTGATAACTCATCTGTTCCATTTACTGggagctctcagggagctgagGATTTGTTCAGACTGAAGGAGGATGCCAGAAACCCATCCTAAACTTGACATATAAACCAGATAATAATTTTTGTTCAAGGTAGAACATACATCTTCAGATAATCAGAAAGTTCCTTGCCCATCTTTGGGTTTCACTGTTAAGTACCCTGCTGTAAGGCAGATCTTATATCttggaaaaaagtcttttttcccAATCTCTAGTATAGGTTTCGCATTAGTAGAGGACTTTGATGTATAACGgtaataaatgaatatttatttatagataTATTACTGTGACACACctttattttcacttgcaaatgtatggatttttttgttttcatacattcagtgaaaacagcagaaaatattatGTAACGATGACAGGGATTGAGAAGTCAACTAATTTCCCCTTTACAATGAGAAAAAGGAACACTTACACTAAACCACGAGGCCTTTATGTGAGGCCACATGTATAAAAGCATTGctgttctgtatttcagagtGGATGACCTATTTGGAGCCCCTTGGAAACTGAACAAGTTCTCCTTGTCAACTGGGAGAAAACATGAGCATTACTGGATCtgcaaaaaaaagcacattgtTTGCTTTCTAGATTAACAGTAGGTTAACAGCTTGATATGAAtcttcatctcttttttcaaaataataaaaaatttcatAGTAATCTTTTTGGAACATGCATTCATTATAAGCAACGAGATGCAAGGTCCCAGAAGGGAATCCCAGAtccaaaaatgtttttgaacgccctttgtgctgtttctgaagTGGAAGTCCTTTTCCTTGCTGAACACCACTTGCCTGGATAGTAAGTGGTGTCTGTCAAGAAGCCTCTTGCTCTCTGGGGGTAGTTAATTGCAACACATTTGTTGATGGCTACAAGGATGACAAGACTCACACATCTCCCTAAGGAATAGATGGTTGTTAAGATCAGGCACTATTTGTCTCCCAtatcttttcctgtctttgaaaagagaatttaGAAGGCAGAACAAGGGCTAAACAGTGTGCAATGATTAAATTGGTCACATACACAGGCCACTTGCTCTGTTTGCAGTGAAATACCAGTAATGCcagagcattaaaaaatacaccAGTAAAGAAAATTGGGACATAAATTATCAGCTGAATGACCTAAGTAGTTTCATCTGGTTTTACGGCACAGTGGCTCACTGCAGCTTCCACCGCATTGTCTGCCAAAGAACTGACATAAAGCAGGTGGATGTAATGCTTGGATACGGGATACTTTCTGTGCTGGGAATAGTCCTTTGTGTGTTTATTTGACCAAAGTCTAGTCAGTGGTTTCAGACTGTGATCTGAACAAGTGTCACTACATGGTGACAGACTTGTAGGGGAACTTTATGTCAGTTGTCACCAAGGAAGTTAATTGCCTCTAAGTTTAAATGAGCTGAATATGAGCTTGCAGTCCCAGGAGGAAATTTTTTAGAGGTTTGCAAGTCAGAAGACACTGAAAGTGAAGGACCATGAAGCCAACCAAGACAAGCTGTCACCAGGAGGCGCCTGGAGCTGCGATGCAACGATGCAAGACAGTAGTCAGAGCTGGAGTCAAGTCACTGAGGACAGCAGGACAAAATTCAAGTTAACATCAGACCCTTTGGAGGGTCTGCACATATGCCTATTCCTACAATAATTGCAAATACTGTAGGTGGTTCCTATTCCCTGTGCCTGAAAACTTCATGGCACTTAACACCTGCCGTGCACTACACTTCGTTTATGCCATCACTTGATCCGTGGGTGGCTGTGACTCTTCGCTTTGGTTCATCTTGGACCTCATAAATATACACTTGGGGAACATACAAGAAAACTCTGGAAATTCCTTGGCTGCAAAATAATAGCAAAATGCATCCAAACAGCAGTTACAATTTGCTAAGCATGCAGAGATCTTAACATAGGTTGTAACTCCCGAGAGCAGAGAAGAAGCTCCAGCAACTTGCAATGCAAACCTCAAGAGCAGTGTGATGTAGAGAGGTGAGAAACAGGCAGTGAACACACACAAATTCACAGAAACAATGTGCACAGCCTTCTGGAGTAATTTTGTTTCATGAGGGTTCATGGCCATCTTCTTTTTTAGACATCTGATGACTTGTACTGAGCAAAAAATCACAATCCCTAAAGGAATAAAATACCCACAGATACTGGagaataatgagaaatacaTAGGTTGACTAGATTTTCTACGAAAGCAGCAACCTTCCCGGTCACTGTGAAGTTGTGGATACAAATTGGAAACAATTATCAGTGTTATCCAAAGAAAGCCACAGATGGAAGCTGATTTCCGTGGGGATCGAAGAATCTTTGCTTTTAGAGGGAACTTGATTGCAATGTATCGATCAATCGCAATCAGGGTGATGATAAGGATGCTCATAGGCATGTTTGTAAAATAGATGTTTTGTATGGCAAAACACAGCCGGTCTATGGGATGTTTGTACTTGgtaaaatacagcaggaaagGCAGCGTGAAGAGCAGGAAACTGTCTGCGATGATGAGGTTGATCATGTACACCTTGGTCTCGCTCCACCTCTTGAGTTTGCAGCAGAAGACCCAGAAGGCAATTGTGTTCAGTGGGATCCCCAAAGTGAGCACTGGGATGTAGACAACCAACTGAAATAGCACAATGCCACGCTCCACTTCAGTGCAGTTGCTCATGTTGGGCCGTCTCTGCAAGGAGAGAGTGCAGGCATGAGACTGAGCTTGGCGACTGGGCTGGGTCCTGAGGCAGGGCCCCCCTCTCATGGCCCTGCAGCTCCTCGTGTCCCTGCATTGCTTATGTAGGCAGCCTCTGGAGGGGTTCAGTGGCTCATCAGCACCATCAGTCCCTCAGCCATCCAAGTCACACTGTCACTCACTGCCAGCTAAGACAAAAACACAGAGACAGCCCTCTCTTGTAGCTGTTGTAGGGTTAAGCCTGCCTCACCCTCCCTCCAGTCCTGGTAGGAACAGTTTGGGTCACAGCAAGGCAGAATGGTAATTTTTGTGGTCCCTTACCTTCACCTCCACTGTGGTTGTTAGAGCCACTGGCTTTAGGGCAGCCCACACCAGAGCTGGGCAGTGTTCCCCATTTGCCCTCTACAGCGcttgctttgctgctgaagcCACCCCATGGGTTTGCTCTGGGTCTTGCCAGGCCTGAGAACATCCTCAGGGCTTGAGCCCTTCCACCTGTGGGGTAGCTCAGGTGGCTTTGCTCCCAGGGGcagtgggaatgctgctgcaggctgcccCCGAGCACAAATCCACTCCTCTGCTGGGGAGGAACAGCTCAGCAGGGGTACCACTGGCCCTAGCAGtgaaagaagggaaagtgaGCACATGTGTCTGATCTCAGCCTTCAAAGGTAGGAAGACAAAATTTTGCCATGTCAGGAAACATGAATCTGAGAACTTAGACTATCTCCTGCTCTTCCGTTAAATATTTCAGGGCATTCGCCACCAGCAAGGAGAATGAATCAGACTGTCTCCGCAGCTCAAAAAGGAAGTGTTTACAATGAGCCAGGCATGGAAAATGCTCAGATTCCTACAATCTGTCACAAATACATTGCCTTATAAGTCAGCAGCTTCTAAACATGTATATGTAATTTGTAGAGAAAATACATGATTGCATGAAGTAAGTGAACTGTTTTTAGTGTCCAAGATTGGGAGACAGATCTGGCAATCCCAGAGGGAAGCACAACACCTGCCCTAACACCAGAACTGGTACAGGAACACTGAACCACAGGTGTACAGTCATTTTTAGGGTGGAATTTATGGAGAAACTAACATACAGCTAGTGCCCTAGTGCTCTTGGGCTTTCAGCCTCATAGGTTTTGGCCACTCTGTGGTTTCAGCCTACCCTGAAGCTGTTCCCCGGCAGCCTGCTGTGGTCACCTTGCAGTGAAAAAGCCACTCTGCCTGCATACCCCTGGCCTGAGGAACAGCTAAGCCCACTGGGCCGGACATCCCAACCCCACTGAGTCCCCCATTtaaggacagagctgctggcacctCCCAAGGCTGCGTGCTTGGGGCCAGGTGTCCCCACACTTGAGGAGACAGCATGGTAAGAAGCACTAATGGGAAACCGCAGCAAGGGGCAAGGACCCCCCTGAATGGAATGTAGCTGCAGAACAGTGAGGCAGAACAGCTGTGAAAGCAGGAGGAAACCAAGGCACCCGCTGCTGACTGACCCACCCTTATGTTGGCTAGCAGGAGCCTTGGCAGGAGGTGAGAAAGCACACCCTGAAGGGCCGAGCTGAGCACACTGCCACGTACCGGTGTAGGGCAATTAAAAGCCTTTACCTGCTCCCTGTGAGGCCGACAGGTGGGTTGGGTCCTCAGAAAGGCTGCAGGGTACACGCAGTGTCTCGGCAGGGAAGGAGATCCGTGGCGGCCGCAGGTGTCGGTGCGGGGCACAG encodes the following:
- the LOC104693099 gene encoding G-protein coupled receptor 35-like, with product MESKAKEKPEVIPSLEELLQGCTADKPFTSLQDFRRLLSQQEVVQATPVLTEEALPWGNVQEGYGCFLRHCCCSHSHQKLVITGHLPGHVQGALLIVPAQRSTPGLEELALSKDSKRTGTVPFDTPKMNHSSCNITAYEVFSLVQLCVYIPVLVLGIVLNVLVLWVFCCKLSKWTETTVYMVNLAVADCLLLFTLPFKTLSQFQHLKVDAWCLVLEGGYFMNRFMSIGIITFIAADRYLAIKYPLRSKALRSPLKAAFASGFLWIIIICETSLIKSLEDRSQDDFCFEKSSVTPSVITLCTIITGFFIPLVILSYCSVRTIAELMRKRNENCHNEKLTRKAVYVMSANMAVFIVCFLPLYLGHLLRFIMDSISSDCSAIQSISNFVHFASILANTNCCLDAICYYFVNKEFKEASSKLAKSESEASEEAEIQLPHVTH
- the LOC104693049 gene encoding G-protein coupled receptor 35-like; translation: MSNCTEVERGIVLFQLVVYIPVLTLGIPLNTIAFWVFCCKLKRWSETKVYMINLIIADSFLLFTLPFLLYFTKYKHPIDRLCFAIQNIYFTNMPMSILIITLIAIDRYIAIKFPLKAKILRSPRKSASICGFLWITLIIVSNLYPQLHSDREGCCFRRKSSQPMYFSLFSSICGYFIPLGIVIFCSVQVIRCLKKKMAMNPHETKLLQKAVHIVSVNLCVFTACFSPLYITLLLRFALQVAGASSLLSGVTTYVKISACLANCNCCLDAFCYYFAAKEFPEFSCMFPKCIFMRSKMNQSEESQPPTDQVMA